From Glycine max cultivar Williams 82 chromosome 11, Glycine_max_v4.0, whole genome shotgun sequence, the proteins below share one genomic window:
- the LOC100820179 gene encoding C2H2-type zinc finger protein AtSIZ1-like, which produces MPKERRDRSLSHESSRASPYPSSSSRVGRSALKESEENVKEWEEARCPVCMEHPHNAVLLICSSHEKGCRPYMCNTSYRHSNCLDQFCKSFADTSSTIPQVESQISDTVESRIDVPEDRNEGTVRSRIDVPEDRNEGTVQSRIDVPEDRSEDLVTMQTLSCENDAKSKLVCPLCRGQIKEWKVVEAARHFMNEKSRSCSCETCNFSGTYPDLRKHARLEHPLERPSAVDPERQRSWRRLERQRDLGDLLSTLQTSFGVDDPIDDGGLLAVFFLILQPASMSRGTTLQMRIRRPTTTLWGENYDGQSGSDDANESSDGGSDSRPRRVRRRRTPPP; this is translated from the coding sequence ATGCCAAAGGAGAGAAGGGATAGATCTTTGTCACATGAAAGTAGCAGAGCATCACCTTACCCAAGTAGCTCTAGTCGTGTTGGAAGATCTGCTCTTAAAGAGTCAGAGGAGAATGTTAAAGAATGGGAAGAAGCTAGGTGTCCAGTGTGCATGGAACACCCTCACAATGCAGTTCTCCTCATATGTTCATCCCATGAGAAGGGATGCCGCCCTTACATGTGCAACACTAGTTATCGCCACTCAAATTGTCTTGATCAGTTCTGCAAGTCATTTGCAGACACCTCATCAACCATTCCTCAAGTAGAAAGTCAAATTTCAGACACGGTTGAAAGTAGAATTGATGTGCCAGAAGACAGAAATGAGGGGACTGTCCGAAGTAGAATTGATGTGCCGGAAGACAGAAATGAGGGGACTGTCCAAAGTAGAATTGATGTGCCGGAAGACAGAAGTGAGGATTTGGTTACAATGCAAACCTTATCCTGTGAGAATGATGCAAAATCAAAGTTAGTATGCCCTCTATGCAGAGGGCAAATAAAAGAGTGGAAAGTAGTGGAGGCGGCTCGTCATTTCATGAATGAAAAATCAAGGAGCTGTTCTTGTGAGACTTGCAACTTCAGTGGCACATACCCAGATCTTAGGAAGCATGCAAGACTTGAACATCCTCTTGAGCGCCCATCTGCAGTAGACCCAGAGCGTCAGCGTAGCTGGAGGAGGTTGGAGCGCCAGAGGGATCTTGGCGACCTCCTTAGCACACTTCAAACTTCATTTGGGGTTGATGATCCCATAGATGATGGTGGTCTGCTGGCTGTGTTTTTCCTCATTCTTCAGCCTGCTTCCATGTCCAGGGGTACGACACTCCAAATGCGAATAAGGAGACCCACTACTACACTTTGGGGGGAAAATTATGACGGACAATCTGGATCTGATGATGCAAATGAATCTTCAGATGGAGGCTCTGATAGTAGACCTCGCCGTGTCCGGAGGCGGCGGACACCTCCACCATGA
- the LOC100500352 gene encoding thylakoid lumenal 15 kDa protein 1, chloroplastic-like isoform X1, with translation MALVLNVSLCSTCKPHLSLSTSNPNKASSTFPLPLPLLGLNIKKSLQPSQKLTFSLGESVSGATLVALLSASFIFVDPALAFKGGGPYGQEVTRGQDLTGKDFSGKTLIKQDFKTSILRQANFKGAKLIGASFFDADLTGADLSDADLRNADFSLANVTKANLSNANLEGALATGNTSFKGSNITGADFTDVPLREDQREYLCKVADGVNPTTGNATRDTLFCN, from the exons ATGGCTCTTGTTCTCAACGTCTCATTGTGTTCCACTTGTAAACCCCATCTTTCTCTCTCAACCTCCAATCCCAACAAAGCTTCTTCTActtttcctcttcctcttcctcttctg GGACTCAACATAAAGAAAAGTCTCCAACCATCTCAGAAACTCACATTTTCATTGGGTGAATCCGTGTCTGGTGCCACCCTCGTTGCTCTCCTCTCTGCTTCTTTCATCTTTGTTGATCCCGCACTTGCATTCAAG GGTGGAGGGCCATACGGGCAAGAAGTGACAAGGGGACAAGATCTCACTGGGAAGGACTTCAGTGGCAAGACTCTGATCAAACAAGACTTCAAAACG TCCATACTGAGACAAGCCAATTTTAAAGGTGCAAAGTTAATAGGTGCTAGCTTCTTTGATGCTGATTTAACAG gTGCTGACCTTTCGGATGCTGATCTTAGAAATGCAGATTTTTCCCTGGCAAATGTGACAAAG GCAAATTTAAGCAATGCTAACTTGGAAGGTGCACTTGCAACAGGAAATACATCTTTTAAGGGATCAAATATTACAGGCGCTG ACTTCACGGATGTACCACTAAGAGAAGATCAACGTGAATACCTCTGCAAAGTTGCTGATGG AGTGAACCCAACAACTGGAAATGCTACGCGTGATACATTGTTCTGCAATTAG
- the LOC100790736 gene encoding tropinone reductase homolog At5g06060, whose product MVLGPRYPAFKNHLKKQVQGIQIPNACLSESSSSSINRGEQDRGIGWHAIVNDLAAFGATVDTCSRNQTELNKCLQEWQGQGFQVTGSVCDVSSPPQREKLIQEVSSTFNAELNVYVTTTPKSLCLRLCCALHCIYKLNICWERSTLCSIKLVEDILSRTPLKGIAEPEEVSSLVTFLSLPAASYITGQVICVDGGLTVNGFQPSMRVT is encoded by the exons ATGGTTCTTGGACCAAGATACCCTGcatttaaaaaccatttgaaaaagcAAGTGCAGGGAATCCAAATTCCAAATGCGTGTTTGAGTGAAAGCAGTAGCAGTAGCATTAACAGAGGAGAGCAAGATCGTGGGATCGG TTGGCACGCCATAGTGAATGACTTAGCTGCGTTTGGCGCCACAGTTGACACTTGTTCCAGGAACCAAACAGAGCTCAACAAGTGCTTACAAGAATGGCAAGGTCAAGGCTTTCAGGTAACTGGGTCGGTGTGTGATGTGTCCTCACCACCCCAGAGAGAGAAGCTCATTCAGGAAGTCTCATCCACCTTCAACGCTGAGCTTAACGTCTATGTAACTACTACTCCTAAGTCATTATGCCTAAGGCTATGCTGTGCATTACATTGCATTTATAAGCTTAACATATGTTGGGAGAGATCAACCCTT TGTTCGATTAAACTTGTGGAAGATATTTTGTCTCGGACCCCTCTTAAGGGCATTGCAGAACCGGAAGAAGTGTCATCGTTGGTGACTTTCCTTTCTTTGCCTGCTGCCTCTTACATCACTGGACAAGTTATTTGTGTTGATGGAGGATTAACAGTGAATGGATTTCAACCCAGCATGAGAGTTACCTGA
- the LOC100527615 gene encoding tropinone reductase homolog At5g06060: MAGSSINRGERWSLNGMTALVTGGTRGIGHSIVSDLAAFGAAVHTCSRTQTELNKCLQEWQSQGFQVTGSLCDVSSPPQREKLIQEVASTFNGKLNIYVNNVGINIRKPTIEYTAEEYSQIMTVNLDSSFHLCQLAYPLLKASEKGSIVFISSVAGVVSLGTGAVFAASKAAINQLTKNLACDWAKDNIRSNCVVPWATRTPVVEHLFKDQKFVDDIMSRTPIKRIAEPEEVSSLVNFLCLPAASFITGQVICVDGGLTVNGFQPSMRIT; the protein is encoded by the exons ATGGCAGGAAGCAGCATTAACAGAGGAGAAAGATGGTCTCTCAATGGAATGACTGCTCTTGTCACCGGCGGCACTCGTGGGATCGG GCACTCCATAGTGAGTGACTTGGCTGCGTTTGGCGCTGCAGTGCACACCTGTTCCAGGACCCAAACAGAGCTCAACAAATGCTTACAAGAGTGGCAGAGTCAGGGGTTTCAGGTAACTGGGTCGCTCTGTGACGTGTCCTCACCACCCCAGAGAGAGAAGCTCATTCAGGAAGTTGCATCCACCTTCAATGGCAAGCTTAACATCTAC gtGAACAATGTTGGAATAAACATTAGAAAGCCAACCATTGAGTACACTGCTGAAGAATATTCACAGATTATGACAGTTAATTTAGACTCCTCATTCCATCTGTGCCAGCTTGCATATCCTCTTCTGAAAGCATCTGAAAAGGGAAGCATTGTGTTCATTTCATCTGTTGCTGGTGTAGTGAGTTTAGGTACTGGAGCTGTCTTTGCAGCAAGTAAAG CTGCAATTAATCAGCTTACAAAAAACCTGGCTTGTGACTGGGCCAAAGACAACATACGGAGCAACTGTGTTGTACCATGGGCAACCAGAACCCCGGTTGTAGAACAT TTGTTCAAAGACCAAAAGTTTGTGGATGATATTATGTCTCGGACTCCAATTAAACGTATAGCAGAACCAGAAGAAGTGTCATCGTTGGTGAATTTTCTTTGCTTGCCTGCTGCTTCATTCATCACTGGACAGGTTATTTGTGTTGATGGAGGATTAACTGTGAATGGATTTCAACCCAGCATGAGAATTACCTGA